GGGGAggccccgggggggccggggggggcctgGAAGCGGCCCCGCAGCAGCACCAGCTTTCGCCCGGCGCTGGGACGGCGTGAGGCCCGAGAGGTGGTGAAGCGGCAGCGGAAGAGGCGCTCTGGGGGAGGGGGGATCCGTTGGTCCCTCtggcctccctccatccctccatccatccttccatccctctgtctgtccatccatccatccatccatccttccatccctctgtctgtctctccatccttccatccatccctctgtccatccttccatccatccttccatccctctgtctgtccctccatccttccatccatccctctgtctgtccctccatccttccatccatccctctgtctgtccaaccatccatccatccttccatccctctgtctgtccctccatccttccatccatccctctgtctgtccatccttccatccctctgtctgtccatccatccatccatccatccatccttccatccctctgtctgtccctccatccttccatccattcCTCTGTCCTTCCATCCTTCTGTCTTTCCGTCCATATGtctctctgtccttccttccatccatccatccatccatccatccatccatccatccatccatccttctgtccatccatccatccatccttcatccatctgtccttccatccatccttcatccatctgtccttccatccatccatccattcttccatccttctgtccgtctctctgtccctctctcgctccatccctccttccatccatccatccatccatccatccatcccttggTTCTTCCAACCCttcttccatccttccttccatccatccctccatccatccatccctccatccttctgtccATCTCTctatccctctctccctccatccctccttccatccatccatccatccatccatccatccatccatccatccatcccttggTTTTTCCAAccctccttccatccttccatccatccatccattcatccatccatccatccatccatccatccatccatccttccttccatccatcccttGGGCCTTCCAaccctccgtccctccctccatccctctgtccttccatccatcctaccccccaaccccctccccaccccccacgcccctcccccaggccccgcccccccccgggagcctcCACCCACCTGCCTGGGGGGGCCCGGGCAGGGTGAGCTGATGTCGCACCAGGGGGTGGTCGGCCGGATCCAGGAGGTCATAGATACTGTCACCTTGGGCCACCAGGTCCACCTGcatgggggaaggggggaggatcagcacccagagcccccccagaaccccccaacACCCATCACCCCGCGCCACcggacccctccccccccctcccccccccccagcccccgcccccATCCCCACACGCGGGTGCCCACCATGGAGTGCCCCAGGTGCTGCGCGACGTTGTCGGTGACGCCCACCAGCTTCCCCTCGCGGGTGACGGCCAGCAGGAACCCGGGCAGCGAGGCCACCAGGTCGGCCAGCTCtggcccccccagcagctccatgGGTGCTCCCCGCGCCGGGCctgcaggggggggggacacacgtgtcAGTACCCCCTGTGGCACCCATCACCCCTCCGGCAAGGTGCTCCCCCCCTCAACAACCCTGGGGCACCCAGGTGGTCCCAGCACCCAAAGCACCACCCACCGGTGGCACCCAAAGCCTTGCCCACGTGGACCCTTGGTGGCCCTGGCGGGACCTGGGTGGTCCCAGCACCCAAAGCCTCACCCACGTGGACCCGTGGTGGCCCTGGTGGGACCCACAGCAGATGGAcccatgggtgtccccatccccagtccCCGACCCTGTCCCTGATCCTCAGCCCCCATCCTGGTCCCTGGTCCTGCTCCTTGTCCTGGTCCCTGACCCAATTCCAGCCCCGGTCCAAGTCCTGGGGTCTCGGTCCCTGTCACCggtccccccccatcccaatCCTGATCCTGGTCCTGATCCTGTCACCGGTCCCCACATCCCAGTCCTGATCCTGGACCCTGATCCTGGTTGTTGATCCCAGTCACTGCTCCCAGTCCCCCTGTCCCAGCCCTgatcccagtccccatccctgaTCCCGGTCCCCGATCCCAGTCCCGCTCGTTGCTCCcggtccctgtccccactcctTGTCACCGGTCCCTGATCCCAGTCCCTGTTCCCAGTCCCTGATCCCGGTCCCTGTCTCATTCACCCCATCCCAGTCCTGATCCTGGTCCCTGATCCCGGTCTCCCTGTCCCCGCTCCCTGTCCCGGTCCCCCTGTCCCAGCCCTGATCCCGGTCCCTGTCCCTGATCCCGGTACCGAATCCCTGTCCCTGGTCCCTGATCCTGGTCCCCGATCCCGGTCCCCGATCCCGATCCCCCATCCCGGTCCCCGATCCTGGTTCCAGTCCCTGATCCCGGTCCCTGATCCTGGTCCCTGTCATTGATCCCGGTCCCTGATCCCGGTACCGAATCCCTGTTCCCGGTCCCTGATCCCGGTCCCCGTCCCCGGTCCCCGATCCCGATCCCCCATCCCGGTCCCCGATCCTGGTCCCAGTCCCTGGTCCCGGTCCCTGATCCCGGTCCCTGATCCCGGTCCCCGATCCCGGTCCCCCATCCCGGTCCCCGATCCTGGTCCCAGTCCCTGATCCCGGTCCCTGATCCCGGTCCCTGTCACTGTTCCCGGTCCCCGATCCCGGTCCCTGATCCCCATCCCTGATCCCTGTCCCGGTCCCTGATCCCGGTACCGAATCCCTGTCCCCGATCCTGGTCCCGGTCCCTGATCCCTGTCCCCGATCCTGGTCCCGGTCCCTGTCCCCGATCCCAGTCCCGGTCCCTGATCCCTGTCCCCGATCCTGGTCCCGGTCCCTGATCCCGGTCCCCGatcccggtcccggtccctgatcccggtcccggtccctgATCCCTGTCCCCGATCCTGGTCCCGGTCCCCGATCCCTGTCCCCGatcccggtcccggtccctgATCCCGGTCCCCGATCCTGGTCCCCgccgctgtccgcggtgctgatccaccccccccgccgcctctgTCCGCGGTGCTGATTCCCCgccgctgtccgcggtgctgaccGCGCGGTGCTGATCCCATCCCGGTCCCCTTCCCGTCCCCACGCTGGTGGCTCCCGgtgccgtccccgtccccgtcccgctGCCGCCTCCTTTCTCCAGCCCCGCTCTCGGCTCCCCGTTCCCCGCTCCCGACCCTCTCCCATCCCGCTCTCGCTgctcggccccggccccgccgctccccacaGCTCCCTGTTCCCGTCCCGATGCCATTCCCCGGTCCCAGCCCGGTGCTAATACCCGGTCCCATCCTGATACCGATTCCCGGTCCCTTCCCGGTGCTGATGCCCCGTCCTGTGCCTATGCCTGGTCCCATCCCGGTGCCAACACCCTGTCCCATCCCGGTGTCAGAGCCTGGTCCCATCCCGGTAACGATACCtggtcccatcccagtgcccagTCCCATCCCGGTCCCAGTATCCTGTCCCATCCTGGTCCCATGCCGGTGCCCGGTCCCATCCCGGTAACGATACCtggtcccatcccagtgccccgtCCCATCCCGGTCCCAGTACCCGGTCCCATCCTGGTCCCATCCCAGTACCCGGTCCCATCCTGGTCCCATCCCGGTGCCCGGTCCCATCCCGGTGCCTAGTCCCATCCCGGTGCCCGCTCCCATCCCGGTAACgattcctccctccccatcccatcgccaacccccctcccatccctACACCCATCCCGACCCAACCGTTCCCTCCCAGCACCCGCTTTCCTCCCCGGTAAATCCCGACGCCGCGGCGGCCGGCGAACGCACCGGGACGGAGGCAGGCGCCTTTGCGGGTGTAGATGCAGGCGAGGGCCATGACGTGCAGGTAGGAGAGCCGCGGCCGGTCGCCCTCGGGCAGCGGCAGGAGGTCGCGCAGGGCGCGGATCTCGGCGTTGATCTGGTCCCTCCGCGCCTTGGAGGCGCCTTTGGTGGAGCGGAGCATCCTCGCGccgcggccgcgccgcccgcccgtcCCTTATATGGCCCGCGCGGGCCCTGACGTCACCACCGCGTCACCACCTCCTttgccccgccccgccccttcgCTGgttgatggggagggaggggggcggccgCGTCAGCGCTGACGCGGGCGCAGCGCAGGGCgcgagaggcggggggggggggggaggaggggggggggaagggaaagggggaggggggcggcgcgCGGCGGCTTCGCACCGAAATAGGAGATGGCGCGCggtggggggcggggccgggggaggggcggggggcgggaCCTGCCCCCCtcggcgggaggtggggggggggggagcggcagAGGGAGGGTTTGGGGGCCAACGGGGGGCtcaagggatggggggggggggggggcaacggagggaggggtgggggggggtggaggaggggacGGAGGGACGGACGGGTC
This region of Numenius arquata unplaced genomic scaffold, bNumArq3.hap1.1 HAP1_SCAFFOLD_1464, whole genome shotgun sequence genomic DNA includes:
- the NPAS4 gene encoding neuronal PAS domain-containing protein 4, producing the protein MLRSTKGASKARRDQINAEIRALRDLLPLPEGDRPRLSYLHVMALACIYTRKGACLRPGAFAGRRGLLGGPELADLVASLPGFLLAVTREGKLVGVTDNVAQHLGHSMVDLVAQGDSIYDLLDPADHPLVRHQLTLPGPPQAERLFRCRFTTSRASRRPSAGRKLVLLRGRFQAPPGPPGASPGLFVAFCAPLDPPPWPCPDCLLLPAFQSRHAPDLALLDVSDSVLIHLGYGRGELLGRSWYRLLHPEDLGHVARQHLRLAGAGAEARGELVTRLQRKDGLGWTWVYARLRPEGPALLAHNFVIR